From Thermodesulfovibrionales bacterium, one genomic window encodes:
- the dusB gene encoding tRNA dihydrouridine synthase DusB yields MALPVKLGSLAVSPLILAPMAGITDLPFRLISRSFGCGLAFVEMISARALVYRNRNTERMLATAPSDRPLGIQLLGNAPDVIKRALDIVRTYRFDMIDFNAACPASKVTGKGKGAGLLKDPARLRDLLKVIVDNSDAPVTVKIRTGWDETSINARDVALYAQDAGISALFIHGRTRSQRYSGRVDYGVIREVKEALKIPVIASGDAFSPLLVERMFRETACDGVAIARGALGNPWIFRETEEYLERRVAPERPDIGEIAETMVRHLDLCTDFYGERVGTILFRKFFAWYTKGISDMKPLRDKAFRAETREQMVANIREFRERASSSDDPSGTKKEAAIEWQAS; encoded by the coding sequence ATGGCCCTGCCGGTTAAGTTAGGGAGTCTTGCAGTCTCCCCCCTCATCCTTGCGCCGATGGCGGGGATAACGGACCTTCCCTTCCGACTCATAAGTCGTTCTTTCGGCTGCGGTTTAGCATTTGTTGAAATGATAAGCGCCCGTGCCCTTGTCTATCGGAACAGAAACACAGAGAGGATGCTTGCCACGGCACCTTCGGACAGACCTCTCGGAATACAACTCTTGGGGAACGCCCCTGATGTTATTAAGAGAGCACTCGATATTGTCAGGACGTACCGCTTCGATATGATAGATTTTAATGCCGCCTGCCCGGCGAGCAAAGTGACGGGAAAGGGGAAGGGCGCTGGCCTCCTGAAAGATCCGGCCAGATTGAGGGATTTGCTGAAGGTTATTGTTGACAATTCTGATGCGCCTGTAACAGTCAAGATACGGACAGGCTGGGATGAGACATCGATCAATGCGAGGGACGTCGCGCTTTATGCCCAGGATGCGGGGATCAGCGCCCTCTTCATCCATGGCAGGACGAGGTCCCAGAGATACAGCGGGAGGGTGGATTACGGGGTAATCAGAGAGGTAAAGGAGGCCCTGAAGATACCCGTCATAGCGAGCGGGGACGCTTTTTCGCCTCTCCTCGTTGAGAGGATGTTCAGGGAAACAGCCTGTGACGGCGTGGCCATAGCCCGGGGAGCACTCGGCAACCCGTGGATCTTTAGAGAAACAGAGGAATATCTTGAGCGGCGCGTGGCGCCGGAAAGGCCTGACATCGGGGAGATCGCCGAGACCATGGTAAGACATCTCGACCTGTGTACGGACTTCTACGGAGAGAGGGTCGGTACGATACTCTTCCGCAAATTCTTTGCCTGGTACACAAAAGGCATCTCAGACATGAAGCCGCTCAGGGACAAGGCATTCCGGGCAGAGACACGAGAACAGATGGTGGCGAATATCCGGGAGTTCCGTGAACGGGCGTCCTCCAGCGACGATCCTTCAGGAACAAAAAAAGAGGCAGCCATAGAATGGCAAGCCTCTTGA
- a CDS encoding nucleoside transporter C-terminal domain-containing protein, which yields MYNFVSFGGIFVLMALAWMLSQNRKVIHWRVIIWGTLLQLIFALFIFVIPAGSRLFLLVNDAVVRVLDNATAGTRFLFGRLALPPGTKNEMGEESLGFFLAFQALPAIIFFASLMTLLYNVGVMPRIIKVFSKVFSRLMGISGAESLSVSSNIFVGVEANMTILPYLGRMTRSEFCTILAAGMSTTASSVLALYVFLLQGPFPAIAGHLVSSSILSAIGAIVMSKIIMPETERPETLGLNIEPHYEKESSAMEAIINGAGEGVKMVTGIMALLLAFLGLVALVDSLLSGIGLRLNSLTGLQVDWSLKGLLGYLFYPFVLAIGVPSPDAFEVSKLIGERAVLTEVKSYQDLAALLSSGGLRYERSAVLAAYALNGFAHFASLAIFVGGTAALVPKRTKDISNVGFRALLAATLACLMTASIAGTFFTKGSILLGR from the coding sequence GTGTACAACTTCGTGAGCTTTGGCGGGATATTTGTTCTCATGGCTCTTGCCTGGATGCTCTCTCAGAACAGGAAGGTGATACACTGGAGGGTCATCATCTGGGGGACGCTCCTTCAACTCATCTTCGCACTCTTCATATTCGTCATACCGGCCGGCTCACGGCTTTTCCTTTTGGTGAATGATGCGGTGGTGAGGGTCCTCGACAATGCAACGGCAGGCACGAGGTTCCTCTTTGGCAGGCTCGCTCTTCCCCCGGGGACGAAGAACGAGATGGGAGAGGAGTCCCTCGGTTTTTTCCTTGCCTTCCAGGCCCTGCCGGCGATCATATTCTTTGCGAGTCTCATGACATTACTCTACAACGTGGGCGTGATGCCGAGGATTATCAAGGTCTTTTCGAAGGTCTTCTCAAGACTGATGGGAATCAGCGGGGCCGAGTCTCTCAGCGTGTCGAGCAATATCTTTGTGGGCGTCGAAGCCAACATGACCATACTCCCCTACCTCGGGAGGATGACGCGGTCTGAGTTCTGCACCATACTTGCGGCAGGGATGTCCACAACAGCATCGAGTGTCCTGGCCCTGTACGTCTTCCTTCTTCAGGGGCCTTTCCCGGCGATAGCAGGCCATCTCGTCTCGTCTTCTATCCTCTCGGCCATAGGGGCGATCGTGATGTCGAAGATCATTATGCCCGAGACCGAAAGACCCGAAACTCTTGGGCTCAACATAGAGCCTCACTATGAAAAGGAATCATCTGCCATGGAGGCGATTATCAACGGTGCAGGCGAAGGGGTGAAGATGGTGACGGGGATCATGGCCCTTCTTCTGGCATTCCTTGGCCTTGTGGCATTGGTCGATTCTCTGCTCTCCGGAATCGGCCTCAGACTGAACAGCCTGACCGGCCTTCAGGTCGACTGGTCCTTAAAGGGTCTCCTGGGGTATCTCTTTTATCCCTTCGTCCTCGCCATAGGCGTTCCGTCTCCGGACGCTTTCGAGGTATCAAAACTCATTGGCGAGAGGGCCGTGCTGACGGAAGTGAAGTCCTATCAGGACCTTGCCGCGCTCCTCTCTTCCGGCGGTCTGAGATACGAGCGCTCAGCGGTCCTCGCCGCCTATGCCCTCAACGGTTTTGCCCATTTTGCCTCTCTCGCGATTTTTGTGGGTGGCACCGCAGCTCTTGTCCCGAAGAGGACGAAAGACATTTCGAATGTCGGATTCAGGGCCCTTCTTGCGGCAACGCTCGCCTGCCTTATGACCGCATCAATTGCCGGCACGTTCTTCACAAAGGGGTCGATACTTCTCGGCAGATAG
- a CDS encoding PAS domain-containing sensor histidine kinase, producing MKKNSSPESGKDPLSSVETPHAPSDMMKALMESIPDAIYFKDLQGNFVFVSNACAAYANVPASDMIGKRETDFLSPDQTEELLLEEKKIIETGEPLKDKIERKVSPQGSEIWFSVTKAPWTNSQGEVIGIIGIYREVTERIEKERHVLDMLSIATHDIRGPLIAIASTVKLLIRGAFGMIDESVKVTLSDISSRLNHLEKILSEYLCKSSLMNVKKTDREYFDLRQDIIDPILDEYSSEIEENRIQIDNRLGAIPGNRIIIKANAHWIRIVYRNIIRNAIKYAASGYIAFGFEDKGDHYRLNVFNSGPPIPEENRTKIFEQYESKDSTGLGLAISRNLILKHGGDMWHENTWDNHPNFIFTIPK from the coding sequence TTGAAGAAGAACAGCAGCCCTGAATCCGGGAAAGACCCCCTCTCATCGGTAGAAACTCCTCACGCCCCCTCCGATATGATGAAAGCCCTCATGGAGAGCATCCCCGATGCCATCTATTTCAAAGACCTCCAGGGCAATTTTGTCTTCGTCAGCAATGCATGTGCTGCCTATGCGAATGTCCCCGCCAGCGATATGATCGGCAAGAGGGAGACAGACTTCTTGTCCCCTGACCAGACCGAAGAGCTTCTTCTAGAGGAAAAGAAGATCATCGAAACGGGAGAACCTCTCAAGGATAAGATTGAACGAAAAGTCTCTCCCCAGGGCTCGGAAATCTGGTTTTCGGTCACCAAAGCTCCCTGGACAAATAGTCAGGGAGAGGTAATTGGCATTATCGGCATATACCGGGAGGTCACGGAAAGGATCGAAAAGGAACGACATGTTCTCGACATGCTCAGCATCGCCACCCATGATATCAGGGGCCCTCTCATTGCAATCGCAAGTACCGTGAAACTCCTCATTCGAGGCGCCTTTGGTATGATCGACGAAAGCGTTAAAGTCACCCTTTCCGATATCTCATCCAGACTAAATCACCTTGAGAAGATTCTCAGTGAATACCTCTGTAAGTCCTCTCTCATGAACGTGAAAAAAACGGACAGGGAGTACTTTGATCTCCGCCAGGACATCATCGATCCGATCCTTGATGAATATTCATCCGAAATAGAAGAAAACAGGATCCAGATAGACAATCGCCTCGGAGCAATCCCGGGCAACAGGATTATCATAAAGGCAAATGCCCATTGGATCAGGATTGTCTACAGGAACATTATTCGCAACGCGATTAAATACGCTGCTTCGGGATACATCGCCTTCGGTTTCGAAGACAAGGGTGACCACTACAGACTGAATGTCTTTAACAGCGGCCCGCCCATTCCGGAAGAGAATCGGACGAAGATATTTGAACAGTATGAGAGTAAGGACAGCACGGGCCTTGGCCTTGCGATCAGCCGGAATCTTATTCTCAAACATGGCGGAGACATGTGGCATGAGAATACCTGGGACAACCATCCTAATTTCATCTTCACCATTCCGAAATGA
- a CDS encoding DUF5658 family protein: MNNSTGRKERRSAPDRRLKPSTLSKHSLRNGQRKAVRRKSDRRRHMYVDVYGTRLWITLLLLMVLSLTDGYLTLLLIDNGLVYEANPIMAAYADFGSLSFIAMKTLMTTASILLLCLFHSFPAARISLFLSIVMYTLVIAFELQILYRHSLSW, from the coding sequence ATGAACAATTCGACAGGAAGAAAGGAGAGGCGATCAGCCCCTGACAGAAGGCTGAAACCCTCGACGTTAAGCAAGCATTCTCTCCGCAACGGCCAGAGAAAAGCGGTCAGGAGAAAGTCCGATAGGAGAAGGCATATGTACGTGGACGTGTACGGCACCCGCCTCTGGATAACGCTTCTCTTGCTCATGGTCCTCAGTCTGACGGACGGTTACCTGACACTTCTCTTGATAGACAATGGCTTGGTGTATGAGGCAAATCCCATTATGGCCGCCTATGCAGATTTCGGCAGCCTATCCTTTATTGCGATGAAGACCCTGATGACCACGGCATCGATCCTTCTCTTATGCCTTTTTCATAGCTTCCCTGCTGCAAGGATTTCTCTGTTTCTTTCTATCGTGATGTACACTCTCGTCATCGCCTTTGAGCTTCAGATTCTCTACAGACACTCTCTCTCATGGTGA
- a CDS encoding diacylglycerol kinase codes for MPLRQWIRSANFAIEGILYAAKTQRHVRYHFYSSAAVLLLSFGLGISSTDFLIIALAAIAVLIAELFNTAIETVVDFVCPEHHEKARVAKDVAAGAVLITAFGAAMIGYIILSPAIFRSFREEFHIAKHSAEEIALASCVLVLITVVITKAYFGKGAPLRGGIPSGHAALAFSAWIVVIYLTTSTAVSLIAFFLASAVAASRVSLGIHTVWEVVLGGIIGASLTFLMFQLFF; via the coding sequence ATGCCCTTAAGACAATGGATAAGAAGCGCTAATTTTGCGATCGAGGGTATACTCTACGCGGCAAAGACCCAGCGGCATGTAAGGTACCACTTCTATTCATCGGCAGCGGTTCTCCTCCTGAGTTTCGGCCTCGGCATATCATCGACTGATTTTCTCATTATTGCCCTCGCCGCCATTGCGGTGCTCATTGCTGAGCTCTTTAATACTGCCATCGAAACCGTCGTTGATTTCGTCTGTCCTGAACATCATGAGAAGGCAAGAGTGGCAAAGGATGTTGCGGCGGGCGCCGTTCTCATAACCGCCTTCGGTGCTGCGATGATAGGCTACATAATACTTTCACCGGCGATCTTCAGGTCTTTCCGGGAAGAGTTTCATATAGCGAAACACTCTGCCGAGGAAATAGCCCTTGCGTCATGTGTTCTTGTGCTCATCACTGTTGTCATAACAAAGGCCTATTTCGGGAAAGGAGCCCCCCTCAGGGGAGGGATCCCGAGCGGCCACGCCGCTCTCGCCTTTTCGGCATGGATCGTGGTCATCTATTTAACAACGAGTACGGCCGTTTCCCTCATCGCCTTCTTCCTCGCCTCTGCCGTGGCAGCGAGCAGGGTCAGCCTTGGAATTCATACGGTCTGGGAAGTTGTCCTTGGAGGCATCATAGGAGCGTCCTTGACCTTCCTCATGTTTCAGCTCTTCTTTTGA
- the ybeY gene encoding rRNA maturation RNase YbeY: protein MRRLNNSSRGIDRTTDVLSFPQQEGKVLERRMRQGRERGKKAMVAAPCPPALLGDVVINLHAAQRQASRYGNTFQEEVRRLLIHGLLHLLGYDHERSDYEERKMRKKEINLHHALKTMDKKR, encoded by the coding sequence ATGAGAAGGCTCAATAATTCTTCACGGGGGATTGACAGGACCACCGACGTCCTCTCATTCCCTCAGCAGGAAGGAAAGGTCCTGGAGAGGAGAATGAGGCAGGGAAGAGAGAGAGGCAAGAAGGCCATGGTTGCCGCGCCCTGTCCGCCGGCGCTCCTCGGTGACGTTGTCATAAACCTCCATGCCGCACAAAGACAGGCCTCACGGTATGGTAATACGTTTCAGGAAGAGGTCCGGCGTCTTCTCATCCACGGCCTTCTCCATCTCCTGGGTTACGACCATGAAAGGAGCGATTACGAGGAGCGGAAAATGAGGAAAAAGGAGATCAATCTGCACCATGCCCTTAAGACAATGGATAAGAAGCGCTAA
- a CDS encoding HDIG domain-containing protein gives MKGTKNGTQIIREQTENRETRKYAILVIFGLLSAVAIQGRGHVGIESLTGGFFVACLLLVILYRDILRYKPQYMKKHGMLVLLGVMIVCTVVGGRIFHYVLLNLSKGVGSLAVEGTVFGLPIAAGAMLVTLLFDFHTAIVFSFIVSLLSGLWLRDTIFPVYAFVGSLTAAFSVIRCKKRSALLRGGLYAGVANMVTATILLLFQGELFMAKAVSAIVFALSTVISITAIVSVMLPILEHIFTVTTDISLLELLDLNQPLMKNLIISAPGTYHHSVIVGTLVESAAEAVGVNPLLAKVSAYYHDIGKIKMPDYFVENQGGGVSKHERLTPHLSSITIVSHVKEGVELARQYKLPGSIIDIIQQHHGNGLITFFYRKAKDQYETYRTDAHRVHDLHRHEAGHGPSEDDYRYPGPKPQTRVAALVMMADAVEAASRVLTDPTPARVSDLVERIINHIFLEGQLDECELTLKDISAIKKHFSYILTGILHRRIDYPGFNFRAEGKKSPPRESERGVGGEAHLTPHGHDGFDKEPPKADTDRSLQDKKGLAQAS, from the coding sequence ATGAAAGGTACGAAAAACGGGACACAGATAATCCGAGAGCAGACTGAAAACCGGGAAACAAGGAAATACGCAATCCTTGTCATCTTCGGTTTGCTCTCTGCTGTTGCCATTCAGGGTCGTGGTCACGTGGGGATTGAATCTCTCACAGGGGGATTCTTCGTCGCCTGTCTTCTCCTCGTGATCCTTTACCGTGACATTCTGCGGTACAAGCCCCAGTATATGAAGAAGCACGGCATGCTCGTCCTGCTGGGTGTGATGATCGTGTGTACCGTAGTGGGCGGAAGGATTTTTCACTACGTCCTGCTCAACCTGTCAAAAGGTGTTGGGTCTCTTGCCGTTGAAGGGACTGTCTTCGGTTTGCCGATCGCTGCAGGGGCGATGCTCGTGACCCTCCTCTTCGATTTCCATACGGCAATAGTCTTCTCCTTTATTGTCAGTCTCCTTTCCGGCCTCTGGCTTCGTGACACCATCTTTCCGGTCTATGCCTTTGTGGGGAGTCTAACGGCTGCCTTCAGCGTCATAAGATGCAAGAAGAGGTCTGCGCTCCTCAGGGGCGGGCTCTATGCAGGTGTGGCAAACATGGTGACGGCGACCATACTCCTTCTCTTCCAGGGAGAATTGTTCATGGCGAAGGCCGTGTCGGCTATCGTGTTCGCCCTCTCGACGGTGATCAGCATCACGGCAATCGTCTCGGTGATGCTCCCGATCCTGGAGCATATCTTCACCGTCACGACGGACATAAGCCTTCTTGAACTCCTTGACCTGAATCAGCCGCTCATGAAGAACCTGATCATATCGGCCCCTGGGACGTACCACCACAGTGTTATTGTGGGGACCCTTGTGGAGTCGGCGGCAGAGGCGGTCGGCGTAAATCCCCTCCTGGCGAAGGTGAGCGCATACTATCATGATATCGGCAAGATCAAGATGCCCGACTACTTCGTCGAGAATCAGGGCGGCGGGGTCAGTAAACACGAGAGACTCACGCCGCACCTCAGCAGTATAACCATCGTATCCCATGTCAAAGAAGGTGTCGAGCTTGCGCGGCAGTACAAGTTGCCCGGATCGATCATTGACATCATTCAGCAGCACCACGGTAACGGGCTGATAACCTTTTTTTACCGGAAGGCAAAGGACCAGTATGAGACTTACAGGACTGACGCGCACAGGGTTCATGACCTGCACAGGCATGAGGCCGGCCACGGGCCGTCGGAAGACGATTACCGGTATCCCGGTCCAAAACCGCAGACGAGGGTTGCCGCTCTTGTGATGATGGCCGATGCTGTTGAGGCAGCTTCTCGCGTTCTTACCGATCCCACGCCGGCGAGGGTATCGGACCTCGTTGAGCGGATCATCAACCACATATTCCTTGAAGGGCAGCTCGATGAATGTGAATTGACGTTAAAGGACATATCGGCGATAAAGAAGCATTTCTCCTATATCCTCACCGGTATCCTTCATCGGAGGATTGACTACCCCGGGTTTAATTTCAGAGCGGAAGGGAAGAAAAGCCCGCCGAGGGAGAGTGAAAGGGGGGTAGGGGGGGAGGCGCACCTTACCCCCCATGGGCATGATGGTTTTGATAAGGAACCGCCAAAGGCTGATACCGATAGATCTTTGCAGGATAAGAAGGGACTCGCTCAAGCTTCTTAG
- a CDS encoding PhoH family protein: MIEESLGITISTRGNKIFLQGDEEKTEKAGDIINELRTLNTEGFSLRPEDILYALRSISSGVDVSLRHLLMNNIPVASKKRFIIPKTEVQRQYIEAIKANDIVIGIGPAGTGKTYLAMAMAINALLKKEVSRIVLARPAVEAGEKLGFLPGDIYEKVNPYLRPLYDALFDMLDAEKAGKLIERGVIEIAPLAFMRGRTLNESFIILDEAQNTTSEQMKMYLTRLGFNSKTVVTGDKTQIDLPSGKVSGLIEVETILKGIEGIQFVYFSELDVVRHKLVQKIVKAYERYEKRDTDNPRAD; encoded by the coding sequence GTGATCGAGGAGTCTCTCGGTATCACGATAAGCACGAGGGGAAATAAGATATTCCTCCAGGGTGATGAGGAAAAGACTGAAAAGGCCGGGGACATTATCAACGAGCTGCGTACTCTGAACACAGAAGGGTTCAGCCTCAGGCCAGAGGATATCCTGTACGCCCTGCGGTCCATCTCCTCGGGCGTTGATGTATCCCTCAGACACCTGCTTATGAATAACATACCCGTCGCCTCGAAGAAGCGGTTTATTATCCCGAAAACGGAGGTCCAGAGGCAGTACATCGAGGCGATCAAGGCAAATGATATCGTCATCGGCATCGGTCCGGCCGGCACCGGAAAGACCTATCTTGCCATGGCAATGGCGATCAATGCCCTCCTGAAAAAGGAGGTCAGCAGGATAGTCCTTGCCAGGCCTGCGGTGGAGGCAGGAGAGAAACTGGGCTTCCTTCCCGGCGACATATACGAAAAGGTGAACCCTTATCTGCGGCCCCTCTACGACGCCCTCTTTGATATGCTCGATGCCGAGAAGGCAGGGAAACTCATTGAACGAGGGGTTATCGAGATAGCTCCCCTTGCCTTTATGAGGGGGAGGACGCTCAATGAGTCTTTTATTATCCTCGATGAAGCACAGAATACCACGTCAGAGCAGATGAAGATGTATCTTACGAGGCTCGGCTTCAATTCGAAAACGGTAGTGACGGGAGATAAGACGCAGATAGACCTGCCGTCCGGCAAAGTCTCCGGCCTTATCGAGGTTGAGACCATTCTGAAGGGGATCGAGGGCATACAGTTTGTGTATTTTTCTGAACTGGATGTCGTGCGGCACAAACTCGTCCAGAAGATCGTGAAGGCATATGAAAGGTACGAAAAACGGGACACAGATAATCCGAGAGCAGACTGA
- a CDS encoding SPOR domain-containing protein: MTAGLLGRLFLIVITVTAAAGGFTLGYLVGRNTPSAAPQPVIEQTIQAKAGGSDNRPLSGEARTVETALVAPEQMGSKENPSAVALSGAPAQEQRSANMIVSNEKAQKTETVEQTMREKRVPSEAAGSSNKAKEDGTGDDAVLYTVQVGAFKSRKEADTVKNRLADKEYKADIRKVTLKGKHLFKVTVGEFSQRKEAEVLAVKLKKTEGLKAFVTTKS; this comes from the coding sequence GTGACTGCCGGACTTTTAGGCAGGCTTTTTCTTATTGTTATTACGGTGACAGCGGCGGCAGGAGGGTTCACGTTGGGGTATCTTGTCGGCAGGAATACCCCTTCGGCAGCCCCTCAACCGGTCATTGAGCAGACCATACAGGCGAAGGCCGGCGGGAGTGACAATCGTCCTCTTTCAGGAGAAGCGCGGACTGTCGAGACCGCACTCGTTGCTCCTGAACAGATGGGAAGTAAGGAAAACCCTTCAGCAGTCGCTCTGAGCGGGGCGCCGGCTCAGGAACAGAGGTCGGCGAATATGATCGTGAGCAACGAGAAAGCGCAGAAGACCGAGACCGTCGAGCAGACCATGAGGGAGAAAAGGGTGCCCTCGGAGGCGGCGGGATCATCGAACAAGGCCAAGGAGGATGGGACCGGGGATGATGCTGTCTTGTACACTGTTCAGGTAGGGGCGTTCAAGAGCCGCAAAGAGGCGGACACGGTCAAGAACAGACTTGCAGATAAAGAGTATAAGGCTGATATCAGGAAGGTCACGCTGAAAGGCAAGCACCTCTTCAAGGTTACGGTCGGTGAGTTCAGTCAGAGGAAAGAGGCCGAAGTGCTCGCAGTGAAGCTGAAGAAGACCGAAGGGTTGAAGGCCTTTGTCACGACGAAGTCATAA
- the queA gene encoding tRNA preQ1(34) S-adenosylmethionine ribosyltransferase-isomerase QueA, whose protein sequence is MKVTDFDFDLPDSLIALQPSSTRDGCRLLILRRDDGSIEHRRFSDLPEFVSAGDLLLLNSTKVFPARMRGTKRTGGKLDILLVRELEPGLWEVLSKGRYSGMLRLSHELSGEVVDGKIMRFEMSGDPLFRAIWNAGQMPLPPYIKRNPTEEDREWYQTVYADEVGSIAAPTAGLHFTGELIASLEEKGVEVRFLTLHVGTGTFKPVKAETVRQHVMEAEYVEFDRSLIDTITGVKRSGKRVIAVGTTTTRAIEGYCSGVFTRADSDSREEEWRQRVCGYTDIFIYPGYEFKVVDALITNFHLPRSTPLMLTSAFSSLEKIMDSYCSAVSVGYRFFSYGDAMLIL, encoded by the coding sequence ATGAAGGTGACTGATTTTGATTTTGACCTTCCCGATTCTCTCATCGCCCTCCAGCCAAGCAGCACAAGAGATGGATGCAGACTGCTGATCCTTCGCAGGGATGACGGGAGCATCGAACACCGAAGATTCTCCGACCTTCCTGAATTTGTCTCTGCGGGTGATCTCCTCCTCCTGAATAGTACCAAGGTCTTCCCCGCGAGAATGAGAGGTACCAAGAGGACGGGCGGAAAGCTCGATATCCTCCTTGTGAGAGAGCTTGAACCCGGCCTCTGGGAAGTATTATCAAAGGGCCGGTACTCGGGGATGCTCAGGTTATCCCATGAACTTTCAGGTGAGGTCGTTGACGGGAAGATTATGAGGTTTGAGATGAGCGGCGACCCTCTTTTCAGGGCGATCTGGAACGCGGGACAGATGCCGCTGCCGCCCTATATCAAGAGAAACCCCACCGAAGAAGACAGGGAATGGTACCAGACGGTCTATGCTGATGAGGTTGGCTCCATAGCAGCGCCGACTGCGGGACTTCACTTCACGGGGGAATTGATCGCCAGTCTTGAAGAAAAGGGAGTCGAGGTTCGCTTCCTTACGCTTCATGTGGGTACGGGGACTTTCAAACCGGTCAAGGCCGAGACGGTCAGACAACACGTTATGGAGGCCGAATACGTCGAATTCGACCGCAGTCTCATCGATACCATAACCGGGGTTAAACGATCGGGCAAAAGGGTCATAGCTGTGGGGACAACTACGACGCGGGCTATAGAGGGTTATTGTAGCGGGGTATTTACAAGGGCGGACAGTGATTCCCGTGAAGAGGAGTGGCGGCAGAGAGTGTGCGGATATACCGACATATTTATCTATCCCGGCTATGAATTCAAGGTCGTTGACGCTCTCATCACGAATTTTCACCTGCCGAGATCGACCCCCCTCATGCTCACGTCCGCCTTTTCAAGCCTGGAAAAAATCATGGATTCATACTGTTCTGCAGTGTCTGTCGGATATAGATTTTTCTCATATGGAGATGCTATGCTTATTTTATGA
- a CDS encoding SpoIID/LytB domain-containing protein — translation MEESPAAASQVRNGKPVEQTTRRAVKRRRRFSPCRLFFIVACLTLFPCVLGMPSRGHAENSTPKIKVLVLDETHAVVPDKDEKIIRLGSRKGDLLMNGMHYTGNIEVWKGDKGLYIVNELLLEEYVESVVASEVGTNWEMEALKAQAVIARTYAAYRMNASGSSKYHITSSVLHQVYKGNNAQIQVAYAVKETAGEIITYDGKPIEAFYHSTSGGMTEDPKEVFGKSFPYLKPIETKCEQSPYWLWERKIPFQEIDKALNLTGIKEISVTSLTTTGRVRDLSIESQSGRITMKATQFRKLLGWSRLPSTDFHMTMNGDSVIFEGKGYGHGVGLCQWSALQMAKDGKSYREILSYFYPGTEIQHYEGD, via the coding sequence ATGGAAGAAAGCCCCGCTGCAGCATCTCAGGTCCGTAACGGGAAGCCTGTGGAACAGACCACGAGGAGGGCCGTGAAGAGGAGAAGACGCTTTTCCCCTTGCCGGCTTTTTTTTATTGTAGCCTGCCTGACCCTGTTCCCGTGCGTACTCGGCATGCCCTCTCGAGGTCATGCTGAGAATTCGACACCAAAGATAAAGGTGCTCGTCCTTGATGAGACCCACGCCGTTGTTCCCGATAAGGATGAAAAGATCATACGCCTCGGGAGCAGGAAAGGGGACCTCCTCATGAATGGAATGCACTATACCGGGAACATTGAGGTCTGGAAAGGCGACAAGGGTCTTTATATTGTGAATGAGCTTCTCCTCGAAGAGTACGTGGAGAGTGTCGTGGCTTCCGAGGTCGGCACCAACTGGGAGATGGAGGCGCTGAAGGCGCAGGCTGTTATCGCACGGACCTATGCGGCTTACAGAATGAACGCGAGCGGGAGCTCGAAATACCACATCACATCTTCGGTATTACATCAGGTCTATAAGGGCAACAATGCCCAGATACAGGTCGCCTATGCCGTTAAAGAGACTGCGGGCGAGATCATCACCTATGACGGCAAACCGATTGAGGCATTCTACCACTCCACGTCCGGCGGCATGACGGAAGACCCTAAGGAGGTCTTTGGAAAGAGCTTTCCTTATCTGAAGCCTATTGAGACGAAGTGCGAGCAGTCCCCCTATTGGCTGTGGGAGAGAAAGATCCCGTTTCAAGAGATCGATAAGGCCCTGAATCTAACGGGGATAAAAGAAATATCGGTGACCTCCCTTACTACCACGGGAAGGGTGAGGGACCTTTCCATTGAGTCCCAGTCGGGCAGGATAACCATGAAGGCGACTCAGTTCCGGAAACTCCTCGGCTGGTCCCGATTGCCGAGCACCGACTTCCACATGACGATGAACGGTGATTCCGTCATCTTTGAAGGAAAGGGCTATGGGCACGGCGTTGGTCTCTGCCAGTGGAGCGCCCTCCAGATGGCAAAGGACGGCAAGAGTTACAGGGAGATCCTATCGTATTTCTATCCCGGTACTGAAATCCAACACTATGAAGGTGACTGA
- a CDS encoding DUF2905 domain-containing protein, whose protein sequence is MADGIQHIGKVLILVGIISAALGGLLLLSGRISWLGRLPGDIIIQKKNFTLYFPVVTSILLSVIITFLLWLLGRR, encoded by the coding sequence ATGGCTGATGGAATCCAGCATATAGGGAAGGTCCTTATTCTTGTGGGCATCATTTCTGCTGCACTTGGCGGGTTGCTCCTTCTGTCAGGCAGGATATCATGGCTCGGCAGACTTCCGGGAGACATTATTATCCAGAAGAAAAACTTCACCCTCTATTTTCCGGTTGTGACGAGCATACTCCTGAGCGTCATCATCACGTTCCTCCTATGGTTGCTGGGAAGGCGGTGA